From the Lolium rigidum isolate FL_2022 chromosome 2, APGP_CSIRO_Lrig_0.1, whole genome shotgun sequence genome, one window contains:
- the LOC124689854 gene encoding glycosyltransferase family 92 protein At1g27200-like codes for MGEQDNDGGITLSLACFIHFTVNAPGPLHRVTHKKYFDHFTCVSSQKRDVKPIASVMKHKKNVLSFSCSGAATMSPRLSRYQLKEWLAMGLSIRKIKGTGNGYRRRWITKDTEKGRRRGDESDAAFLPDSDAVLLPDSEVLVLADEPVNDAICAFQGGASSPARALGTLPGPGRHAYLCAMPETEQSIQPLQAPMLLSSSIDASAAADFPVHPMLNWSNRLVFDSAVLDGGDVLVFAKGVIRRQWANTANPPVQCVYRGHDDGVSVSLPAITAAQQVARCPPPPALLTSSNTQLRVTLSVTGEEPIPSLAIYRPQKSELAAVAPPTRNNICACTMVRNVSKFLREWVMYHDALGVDQFFLYDNGSEDNLAGKVAELRSTGINISTVAWPWTKTQEAGLSHCAAVHQTSCQWMAFIDVDEFIFSPDWKNVENPSKSMLEAVVSVDPQIGQIYLPCFDFGPSGQTAHPQDGVCQGYTCRLKTQQRHKSFVRLEAVEPSLQNSVHHFSLRSGFTNMWTRLARINHYKYQAWTEFKLKFKRRVSAYVADWTDPVNLKSSDRAPGLGVEAVEPPGWADKFCEVKDTVMQELSVRWFGTGFGGHGSYKSKGSHETHTGDVSSNVGTPSSFFLQVLGALLLALAVLLGEVVFWWALVAAVAEFLFLGEIILISWSSVIRSNCYCQKAKRPTRGSMFSHQYTQELKVTNNVQGGGKELLQPPR; via the exons ATGGGCGAACAGGACAACGACGGTGGTATCACTCTTTCACTTGCATGCTTCATCCATTTTACAGTGAATGCTCCTGGTCCTCTACACCGTGTTACACACAAGAAATACTTTGATCACTTCACATG TGTCAGCAGTCAGAAGAGGGATGTGAAGCCCATAGCTAGTGTCATGAAACACAAGAAGAATGTGCTC tcatttagctgcagcggtgcaGCCACGATGTCACCACGGCTGAGCAGGTATCAACTCAAAGAATGGTTGGCTATGGGCTTATCT ATCAGGAAAATTAAGGGAACGGGGAATGGATATCGCCGCAGATGGATCACGAAAGACACCGAGAAGGGGCGGCGGCG tggagatgaATCGGATGCCGCGTTCCTCCCTGACTCCGATGCCGTCTTGCTCCCTGACTCCGAGGTCCTGGTCCTGGCCGATGAGCCTGTGAACGACGCGATCTGTGCCTTCCAGGGTGGTGCCTCGTCCCCGGCGCGTGCTCTCGGGACCCTGCCAGGGCCCGGACGCCACGCCTACCTCTGCGCCATGCCTGAAACAGAGCAGAGTATCCAGCCGCTCCAAGCACCCATGCTGCTTTCCTCCTCCATTGACGCCTCCGCCGCTGCTGATTTCCCTGTCCACCCGATGCTCAACTGGAGCAACCGGcttgtcttcgactctgctgttctCGACGGAGGCGACGTGCTCGTCTTCGCGAAAGGTGTCATCCGCCGCCAGTGGGCAAACACAGCCAATCCCCCCGTCCAGTGCGTGTACCGTGGCCATGATGATGGTGTGTCGGTCTCCCTCCCAGCCATCACTGCGGCGCAACAAGTAGCAAGGTGCCCCCCTCCACCGGCTCTTCTTACTTCCAGCAACACCCAGCTCCGGGTCACACTGTCTGTCACCGGCGAGGAGCCCATCCCCTCCCTTGCGATATACCGTCCACAAAAAAGTGAACTTGCAGCAGTAGCGCCACCTACGAGAAACAATATCTGCGCCTGCACAATGGTGCGGAATGTCTCAAAGTTTCTCCGCGAGTGGGTGATGTACCATGACGCTCTGGGCGTCGACCAGTTTTTCTTGTATGACAATGGAAGCGAGGATAATTTGGCGGGTAAGGTGGCTGAGTTGAGGTCCACAGGAATCAACATTTCCACCGTGGCCTGGCCTTGGACAAAAACGCAGGAAGCTGGCCTTTCCCACTGCGCCGCAGTGCACCAAACATCTTGCCAGTGGATGGCGTTCATCGACGTCGATGAGTTCATCTTTTCTCCGGACTGGAAAAATGTGGAGAATCCATCAAAGTCCATGCTTGAAGCAGTTGTCTCGGTTGACCCACAAATTGGCCAAATCTATCTCCCGTGCTTTGATTTTGGTCCCTCGGGTCAAACAGCACATCCGCAGGATGGTGTCTGTCAGGGCTATACTTGTCGGTTGAAGACCCAGCAGCGGCACAAGTCCTTCGTCCGTCTTGAGGCTGTGGAACCTTCCCTGCAGAACTCTGTACACCACTTTTCGCTCAGATCTGGTTTCACTAACATGTGGACCAGGCTGGCGCGCATCAATCACTATAAATATCAAGCGTGGACAGAGTTCAAGTTAAAGTTCAAAAGACGTGTTTCTGCATATGTAGCTGACTGGACTGATCCGGTGAACCTAAAGTCCAGCGACCGAGCTCCTGGTTTAGGAGTTGAAGCTGTCGAACCACCTGGTTGGGCTGACAAGTTTTGTGAGGTAAAGGATACTGTTATGCAGGAATTGAGTGTAAGATGGTTCGGTACTGGATTCGGAGGCCATGGATCATACAAGTCGAAGGGTTCCCATGAAACCCACACCGGTGAT gtTTCCAGTAATGTTGGTACTCCAAGTTCCTTCTTTTTGCAG GTTCTTGGCGCGCTTCTGTTGGCGCTGGCTGTTCTTCTGGGTGAAG TTGTGTTTTGGTGGGCGCTGGTAGCTGCTGTTGCTGAATTTCTGTTTTTAGGTGAGAtt ATACTGATATCTTGGTCATCTGTAATTAGGAGCAACTGCTATTGTCAGAAAGCGAAGCGTCCCACCAGAGGTTCTATGTTCAGCCATCAGTACACACAG GAATTAAAAGTTACAAACAACGTGCAGGGTGGTGGCAAGGAGCTCTTGCAGCCTCCAAGGTGA
- the LOC124691903 gene encoding uncharacterized protein LOC124691903 isoform X2, with protein sequence MLGVYSARRPIFRLLAPLAGRPTFRLPAPLLDSTAGRTDYPSASPHAVPRCNVCLEVPVAVTLSPKIHSGYRSTPKCLVLSGRESQFDCISGALNKDQMVVHIWSCMMLGEALLRVVGTDSGEMCS encoded by the exons ATGCTCGGCGTATACAGCGCTAGGAGGCCAATCTTCAGACTGTTAGCGCCGCTCGCGGGGAGGCCAACATTCAGACTGCCAGCGCCGCTCCTCGACTCTACAGCTGGCAGAACTGACTACCCTTCAGCTTCTCCACACGCAGTGCCCCGCTGCAATGTATGTCTTGAGGTCCCTGTAGCAGTAACGCTTTCGCCCAAAATCCACAGTGGCTACC GTTCAACTCCAAAGTGCTTGGTCTTGTCAGGGAGGGAGTCCCAATTCGACTGTATTTCTGGAGCCCTAAACAAAG ACCAAATGGTGGTACATATCTGGAGCTGTATGATGCTTGGAGAAGCACTGCTAAGAGTTGTTGGCACCGACAGTGGAGAGATGTGCTCCTAG
- the LOC124691903 gene encoding uncharacterized protein LOC124691903 isoform X1 — MLGVYSARRPIFRLLAPLAGRPTFRLPAPLLDSTAGRTDYPSASPHAVPRCNVCLEVPVAVTLSPKIHSGYRSTPKCLVLSGRESQFDCISGALNKEDQMVVHIWSCMMLGEALLRVVGTDSGEMCS; from the exons ATGCTCGGCGTATACAGCGCTAGGAGGCCAATCTTCAGACTGTTAGCGCCGCTCGCGGGGAGGCCAACATTCAGACTGCCAGCGCCGCTCCTCGACTCTACAGCTGGCAGAACTGACTACCCTTCAGCTTCTCCACACGCAGTGCCCCGCTGCAATGTATGTCTTGAGGTCCCTGTAGCAGTAACGCTTTCGCCCAAAATCCACAGTGGCTACC GTTCAACTCCAAAGTGCTTGGTCTTGTCAGGGAGGGAGTCCCAATTCGACTGTATTTCTGGAGCCCTAAACAAAG AAGACCAAATGGTGGTACATATCTGGAGCTGTATGATGCTTGGAGAAGCACTGCTAAGAGTTGTTGGCACCGACAGTGGAGAGATGTGCTCCTAG